The DNA region cTTATCATTAAGTATCAGATGTGcttttaatatttgtaataGAATGTTTATGATTAGAAGATGAAATATCGAtattgatttatatattaaatatcctattttttttcattaatattatgatcATCCATATGTGTGTTATCctttgtaataataaattgtgattcttctttttttttgtctaaattaatattattattgtgATCATTAGTTTTTGATTGATTAAAATGATTATTTGCGTCACTAAGTTGTTGACTATTTTCTTCACTGTCTGACTTAAAATTTGTGgtgttaatatttttagaTGTATTAAgtataatatcattattttttttattatcttgGTCTTTATCAGTTGAAGAACTTGTTTCATTATATGGTTCATTTGACTTTGATTGCATATTCCACATTTCTGTGTATTCCCCAttacattttaataaatctAGATGTGTTCCTCTTTCTATAATTTTTCCTTTATTCAATAGAATGATTAATTCAGCAGTTGTGATAGTACATAATTTATGTGctataataataatggttctattttttcttaGATCTTCTACAGCTTtttgaaaaagaaattcTGTTCTTGAATCTAAAGAACTGGTTGCTTCATCaaatataacaattttAGGATCTTTTAATAAACATCTAGCTATAGATATTCTTTGTCGTTCTCCTCCTGACAATTTGACTCCTTTATCACCAACTAAGGTATCCCATTTTTTTGGAAGTGATTGTataaaatcatataattGAGCAGATTTGACAGCTTGTGTTAATTCTTCTTCAGTAGCATCTAGTTTTccatataaaatattatattttatagattcattaaataaaatggTATCTTGTGGTACTATACctataatatttctaatAGAGTTTCTAGTAtattcattaatattacGTCCTcctatttttatttctcCTTTAGAATCATAGAATcgatataataattttgaaaTGGTTGTTTTTCCTGATCCTGTATGACCAACAAGAGCACATGTAGTACCTggttttatataaatattaatatcttttaatGATGTATTTAATGGTTGTGTTGgataattaaaatatacattattaAATTCAATACTAACAccaaattttttttcttgtgATGTTAATTCAAACTTTTTCAAATTTTGATCATTTGATATATCAATTTTATCTCTTAGAATATCTATTAAATCACTTATATCAGTAAATGATTTAATTATAGTTGCATATAATGTTCCTAATATACTTAAAGGTTGAAATACATTAGATGTATATACAACAACACTTATGAATACACCAGGATCTGATCCTTCTTTAActatcatatatattacacaTAATAAAGTAAAGAATAATGTACCATTCAATATAAATTGTTGAACAGTATTTAAAATACCTAAActatttaatatttttaaattatatcTATGATAATTTGATAAAGCAttacaaaattttttaatttcaaatttttcattactaaaatattttacattttcataatttGTTAATGAATCATGTGCTATATCATGATATACATTATCCATTTCATTTGCTTTTgttcttattttttttctccatttagttatttttatagttgaatatatatataaagttaaacctataaataatacacTACCTAATAaactatttttatatttaaaaataaatataatacatgTTATTATTCCTTCTATTGTTGCTGGaataatatacattaaTACAGAACTCATCAAATTATTAGCACTCTCAGTACCCCTATCAACTATTCTCATAATACCACCTGAATTTTTACTAGAATACCATTCATATGATAAATTATGAAATGTTTGAAATATAGATTCTTGTAATTCTATAAATGCTGATTGTTGTACTTGTGAATATAAAACACCACATActtcttttaaaaattttgatataaaaaaaaatattacatataaacctaaataatatattgaagttgataaacttttttttaatacttCATTTGATGCCCAACCTAAATATATAGGAGAAATTACActaaatatttttgataataatataaataaaaatattaaaacaaTATATGTACGTAATATAGAACTATTTCCTTTCATATCTATTCTTTTACTTGGCCACAAATATGGAACaagtatttttttaaattctgcatatgttatattattttctaaataattaattttggagtttatattattattattattattactactactactatCATCCACTTTACTACTACGTTTACTACTATACgttttatttaaaaatgtttcTTTTACatcaattttattatctttactttgtttatgaaaaaaatttaaataagGAAAATTAGAGgattttttctttatctgaaaattattaatattatgataatcCATATTTTTCTCCTGATCATCAGaagtattttttataatatcattatttattttttcatttaatttgttataagatatattcatatctaataaatttttataatcaagatttaaatattcattattCATTATAGTACTATTATTATCTGTTCCTAATATACCACTGTTTTCATCAGATTTgtatatgttatatttctttgattttatatcatttattaatattttttctaattcAACTCGAgctattatatatttcttctttatgttatataatttaaattgtgtgaaataataatatattgatgAAAAAATACTATATACCATAAATAACACTTTTAACGTTATTAAATACATATCTGTATTATAAACAGGATTCTCTGATTTGACTATATAACTataatttatcattttaatTACATTCAATATTGCTAATATACCTGTTATATGTCTAGATATTACATACACCTTTCCTAATGCATTTAATTCTGTTATCCTTCTATGTAATctaaataaaattatggTGTATACTATTCTTATTACATTcaacaaaaataaatcaactgatgatttaaaaaaattataaaatatcGATTTTTCGTATTTATAACATAATTGAAAATTAAAATTGTAACAACTAAATAACaacaagaaaaatattatgatatcTACTATGTGATATATTATGATCTTCTTGTGCGTTCTTTTTCTCTTCAGTTCGTTATTAATACCATAGGATCTTAAGTACTCGTAATTTGATACATccattttttcttatctttttaaaataaataaataaataaatatatgaaatatgaagatataaataaaaatatatatatgataaaatgttagacaattatatataaaacacacacaattttattttcacAATTAATTTTCAAATATCTAATTTAAAATGGATGAACCAATAATaaagttttttttatcGGAATAGAATAAATGTCTCATATTATTATGGTTTATGACAATAAATATCTATGtgtatacatattatatctacatatatttaataatttataaatataaataaatgaaagAGAGAACAAATTCGaaattttattcatatatatgtaatatatatatataatattttataaataaattaagTACATTATCAAAATTTTCACGTAcgatataaatatatatttctttacacttttattacaaatatatacctttttatgtgtggaaaaaaaaaaaaaaaaaaaataatattatattatatatatatatatacactTCTTTTctatgaaaaaatatataatatatatataatatattaaccaaaatttctttctttttttatattgttatgtttttatattttttctacTTCTCTATAAAACCGTCATTtttccaaaaaaaaaaaaaatcaagttatatatatatatatatatatatatatttcttattgTTTTCCTTCcttttttctataaattattcattttttcctctacaatatattatacatatttgATGACTgctatatatataaaatgtttattattatcaatagtagttttcacatatatatacttttatttatatacatgaataaataacatataaaaaaataatgattatatttttacatcattttttaccttaaaatgtaatatatataattatacatataatatatatatattttatttatttttatattttaccTTTGTGTATATTTTGCTATGTagattatattatatacatgttattatatatatttataatattacttttaatatataatttgttcgttatttatttaatttttttttttttttctcttttgAGAAAACTTCTCTGATTTTTCCTTGGTATTTCAACTTCATTTTGATATAAACTTTTcttgtatattttaataaaaaaggtTTTCATTCAATGACTATATTTTAACTCCgaaatttttatatacatattataatttcatAGCCTTAATATAGgaatttttatatatatttttttatgttatactagtaataatacaaacccccacaaaaataaaaaaacataaacataaataaaattcagcattataaatataatatcaatatattatagttttttaattttttatatctataatgaaaaatgtGTTTGGCTCGAGgaaattaaatatattaacaaaatgtaatcatttatatgtaaaacattattacattttataatttgactattacatataatattaataagGACGAaggggaaaaaaaaaaaaaaatatatatatatatattataatatttttataaatttatatatcatatatataatatgtatatctttaattattgttaatttttatgttttttaaaaataaaattttaatcCTCATTAATTATACTtggaaatataaatgagATATCTATATGACTAATACAAgcatttataaaatatacaataaaagatgaattaaaaaaatatatatatatatatataaacaattataatatatataaaaatataaatagtgtaacttaaatattttaatatagaaatttttttttatattgtgCGTCATTTATTTCACAAATGAGTGCCTAcacaaattatatataaatttatatatatatattataaatatatatgtatatacatgcacatatatataaaacacACATGGAAATACCtctttccttttttttaaccaataaatatatatatatatatatatattatatatttattatgatttcacatttttaaatataccTATGTGATGGcaaaaaacaaaaaaataaaataaaataaaaaacaaacatctttaaatatatataattatatatatatatatatatatatatatatattttttgtattatatttaatagtttgaataatttatatgaatggtaattttttatttttacaaatatattaaagtAATACCAATTTTGCATGGGTAATCCACCATTGAGGCTTTCAATCTGCCTTTTGTTgatgtattttttttgtttctttatttataaaagaattattttgaataaGATTAAGATCTAGATTTAATTCGTCGTCATCCATTGaatacattaaaaaattgAGTGTCGTTTGATTAAAAGCACATTGTTCTACTGATTTTTTGAGATGAGGCAGAATTAGTTGTTGTAATTCATAAAGTAGAAAACGAAATTTATTATCGAATAGAAATTGAtttctataaatattaataattgttagtacaatatttatagaaTATTCTACATAGAAATTAAAATTCCCACATGaaagatattttttataattttgttgaattttttgaaaaaaatgaaatgatattaaataggttttaatataatctaataatttatatgcATATGAAAATGGTAAAGAGATTAGAACTTCATTtagaatattatttttaatattacaCATAATTTCTATTATAAATTGATGAGGatctttatttaataattctgGTCTTGGTAATGGTTTCGTTGGTGGGTGAACAAAATCTGGTAGTTCATTTTTTGCTTTAGCTTCTTCATATGCTgttaaatttttataatatgtatcTAATAAAATGATTTCTTCTTCTATAATATCTAGATATTCAATTAATTTTTCTGATGATTTTATTGTTTCTATAGTTTTAATAGTAGCTTTATTTAATAgaacatttttttctacaGAAGAAGGATATGCTAAATCATTTCGAATAGCTTCTTTTTCTATTTGTAaatttaattctttatctctttcttcttctaaaaatattaaatcaTCTCCTTTTTTCCAAATTCTTATACTTTTATGTGTACCTGAAGTTAAAAAGAAATCATCATTATGATTAATAGCTAAACATTTCAACATGCCAAAATTTCCATCTACAGTACATATACATTGAAATTTTATTGCATCCcacatttttatatatccaTCTCTTGATATActtattaaattattattattattaaaaaattgtatTTTTGTAACTACATCACATTCAGTATGTAatcttttatttacattacCATATTCCATATTccataaaaatattaatttatcaGCAGAACTAGATGctaatattttattatcttttgATATATCTATACATGTTATTGGTAAACTATGACCATATAATGTCAAATGTATCTTTAAAGTATCactatataatatttctattaaattatttaaataaccaatacatatatatttcccATCTGGTGAATACATAGCACAACTAACTTTATCACTTAAATGATAACAATCAATTTCtttaaacataaatatttcacaattttctttttttatctCATCATTTGTAGAATTATAATCTTTATTGTACATATCAATATTGTTTAGTTTTTCCCTTgttgaattttttttataatttttttttttattcacAATAGAAGAATTTTCATCTCTTccaatattattactactatgaaaattatttatattatcatcattttcattttcacTTTCACTTAATTCATTGGTTGCCACACCCATTGTATATTCAAAAATCttcaaataattttcttcTCCCACAGATAAAAAGCCTATATCATTACTTGTACTacttttataattatcataataataattattataattacCATAACTATTAACATAACTATTACTATCGTTTTTATTCCATTTTTTCGACAGACtgataattttatttgCATGGGCTTTATAACTATATTTTAActcaatattttttaattcatataaatataaataaccACATTCGTCActaattattatattctcatcattattacaaaatataGCATTTGTACATCCTTCTAAATTTATagttataatattttgtaaattattcatattcCATATctttacatattttttacatatgGAAATTAACAATTCTTTATTTGATgataaatttaaaaaatcGACAGAATTATTATGACCTTTGTTTATTTCGcatatttctttaaaacattttgaataatcataaatttttttctccaCAATTTTAACCTTTTCCTTTATTTGTCTTTCATTCTCTTCCTCACTATTAAcattactattattatcactatCATTATTACTATCACTTTTGTTATTACTATCACTTTTGTTATCACTATCATTATTACTATCACTATCATTATTACTATCACTATCATTATTACTATCACTTTTATTATCACTTTTATTATCACttttattatcactatCACTTTTATTGGCCCCACTATTAATTTCCATATCAATGCTATCCTTATCTACAGTTTCCTCCTTTTTCTGATTATCCATTACAATAAAACTATCCTTATTATGCAAAATGTCATATAAATTAACCTGATACACACTCAAACGATTAGACATAAAAGAAACAAGgagatatatataattatctttttttttctttttcataacatctatattttgtaatttaaatttataattgtaattaaataaatattttatttcatcatttgctgtatgtatatcataattattataaatgaataattctttttctaAATCTTCTAATTTTTGTTTCAGAAAATTATAATCGATACTTTCTTTTCCTTTAAATTTTTcgattttttttttttcatttaaaatttttttttttttttttttcaatttttcaatatatcttttctttttatttttttcggatttcttttgattttttatagaattaattttataaaattcaATACGTTTTAAATTCGTGCAGCAAATTAAAAGACCACTATTATCTCCATCAATACAATATCTAGTTCTTTCACAATATTTATTGGATGTATTTAagttgttattatttaataatatatttgcATTAGACAAATTATCTGTTGCTAATAGGtcttcattttgttttaaattatgaacatttgaagatgatataaaagaattattaatgttttcattattatgataagaatataataaattgtTAGTTTTTTCTCCcacatttttattattattttgttctaCTATTTCATATgtatcattatatatatcttcattatctataaaaaatatcatgCTCATATTTTGTATTCTACTATTTGTTGGTCTTTTAATATTAGCtaaaaaagtaatataaatcTTAGAGTTGGTAAATGTATCTTTAATGATATGATtagaatataaattaattttataaatttttaaaaaggaATTACATGCAACAATTAATCTGGTATTTGTTTGATTAATTATCAAGCTTGTAATTTCTTCTTCACAATTTACAATAGTTTGAACACATGattgtatatttaattcCCAGACTTTTATTAGGCAATCTTTGGATACACTAATtagaatattattatcaagAAAATCAtctaaataataattttttctttgtaAAAATTCGATATCTGTTACAACATTTGTATGTCCTTCAAGTTTAAAAACACCTTTATCATTAATAATATCccataatataatattcgTGTCTTTACTACAAGAACATAAATAATTACCAGTTtcattaaattttaatttacaTATACCAGACGTATGACCACTAAAGGtagataatattttatttttttcaatatcAAATAATCTTATAGAACCATTAGCATATCCAACAGCTACAATATTcttgttcatattattaatacaaatatatgttaCATGATGagtaaaaaaataatacgGCGGAAGAAAAGGCACACTAagtttcttttttatttctttctCATTTATATTCCAAATACCAACACATTCATCATGTCCTAAAAATGgagaaaaatatgaaaattgtaaataaatatatatatatatatatatatatatatatatgtattatatttttatatatacatatattcTTCCTTTTATATGTTCTACCTGATATTATACTGTTGTTGTTAAGAAAAACGCAATTCGAAGTTTTTGAATTTACTATTCCTAAGCAGTCTTCATATTCATATCTATCATACGATTTCACCATTTTATGTGAAATAATTATCTAAATAACAATATGtcaatttaaaaaaaaataaaaaaaacaacTAACAATATGGAAAACTTCCTACATTTAATTAAGACGTATGATGTTActttgtttttttttttaattcataaaattatttataaatatatttttacaaaaaaaaagttctttcaattaatattttatgaaaaaatcAAAAAGGGAGTTATTTACaggtttttttttttttttataatattttttaaaaaatatatatttgaaaatgaaacgtttttataattttgaattctttcatatatttattgatACTATTTATTAAGGGGAAATTaaatttacaaaaaaataaaataaaataaaaaaattataatttatatattatattatattatattatatataatattcccaaattaataaaaaaaaatgttgattaattaattttcattttcttgtagaagatattataacatgacagtgataatatttcatttaaaattattaaaatggttcatataaaatatttatgtaataaatatatgatataaaaaaaacaaattcaaatatatataatatttatatatatataaattgaATAATCGAAACATATTTCATTtccattttatttattttgtaatataataaaaaataatatatataaaatatatataatatatatgtattcttatattcataaatatatttatataattattctataaaataaatatatatatatatatattattactctcctattttattattattctatataataatatatatatattatatatatatggaatCTTTTTGTATGTAATTATCTggtaataaaaaaaaatatatataatatatttagaTTAGTAtagggaaaaaaaaaaaatatattataatcacactttttttttttttttttttctttttttaaatactttatatatatatatatatatatttttatttattaattcatttatcatatttttgtataaaatatgaaa from Plasmodium gaboni strain SY75 chromosome 14, whole genome shotgun sequence includes:
- a CDS encoding multidrug resistance protein 2 (heavy metal transport family): MDVSNYEYLRSYGINNELKRKRTHKKIIIYHIVDIIIFFLLLFSCYNFNFQLCYKYEKSIFYNFFKSSVDLFLLNVIRIVYTIILFRLHRRITELNALGKVYVISRHITGILAILNVIKMINYSYIVKSENPVYNTDMYLITLKVLFMVYSIFSSIYYYFTQFKLYNIKKKYIIARVELEKILINDIKSKKYNIYKSDENSGILGTDNNSTIMNNEYLNLDYKNLLDMNISYNKLNEKINNDIIKNTSDDQEKNMDYHNINNFQIKKKSSNFPYLNFFHKQSKDNKIDVKETFLNKTYSSKRSSKVDDSSSSNNNNNNINSKINYLENNITYAEFKKILVPYLWPSKRIDMKGNSSILRTYIVLIFLFILLSKIFSVISPIYLGWASNEVLKKSLSTSIYYLGLYVIFFFISKFLKEVCGVLYSQVQQSAFIELQESIFQTFHNLSYEWYSSKNSGGIMRIVDRGTESANNLMSSVLMYIIPATIEGIITCIIFIFKYKNSLLGSVLFIGLTLYIYSTIKITKWRKKIRTKANEMDNVYHDIAHDSLTNYENVKYFSNEKFEIKKFCNALSNYHRYNLKILNSLGILNTVQQFILNGTLFFTLLCVIYMIVKEGSDPGVFISVVVYTSNVFQPLSILGTLYATIIKSFTDISDLIDILRDKIDISNDQNLKKFELTSQEKKFGVSIEFNNVYFNYPTQPLNTSLKDINIYIKPGTTCALVGHTGSGKTTISKLLYRFYDSKGEIKIGGRNINEYTRNSIRNIIGIVPQDTILFNESIKYNILYGKLDATEEELTQAVKSAQLYDFIQSLPKKWDTLVGDKGVKLSGGERQRISIARCLLKDPKIVIFDEATSSLDSRTEFLFQKAVEDLRKNRTIIIIAHKLCTITTAELIILLNKGKIIERGTHLDLLKCNGEYTEMWNMQSKSNEPYNETSSSTDKDQDNKKNNDIILNTSKNINTTNFKSDSEENSQQLSDANNHFNQSKTNDHNNNINLDKKKEESQFIITKDNTHMDDHNINEKK
- a CDS encoding putative U3 snoRNA-associated small subunit rRNA processing protein, whose amino-acid sequence is MVKSYDRYEYEDCLGIVNSKTSNCVFLNNNSIISGHDECVGIWNINEKEIKKKLSVPFLPPYYFFTHHVTYICINNMNKNIVAVGYANGSIRLFDIEKNKILSTFSGHTSGICKLKFNETGNYLCSCSKDTNIILWDIINDKGVFKLEGHTNVVTDIEFLQRKNYYLDDFLDNNILISVSKDCLIKVWELNIQSCVQTIVNCEEEITSLIINQTNTRLIVACNSFLKIYKINLYSNHIIKDTFTNSKIYITFLANIKRPTNSRIQNMSMIFFIDNEDIYNDTYEIVEQNNNKNVGEKTNNLLYSYHNNENINNSFISSSNVHNLKQNEDLLATDNLSNANILLNNNNLNTSNKYCERTRYCIDGDNSGLLICCTNLKRIEFYKINSIKNQKKSEKNKKKRYIEKLKKKKKKILNEKKKIEKFKGKESIDYNFLKQKLEDLEKELFIYNNYDIHTANDEIKYLFNYNYKFKLQNIDVMKKKKKDNYIYLLVSFMSNRLSVYQVNLYDILHNKDSFIVMDNQKKEETVDKDSIDMEINSGANKSDSDNKSDNKSDNKSDSNNDSDSNNDSDSNNDSDNKSDSNNKSDSNNDSDNNSNVNSEEENERQIKEKVKIVEKKIYDYSKCFKEICEINKGHNNSVDFLNLSSNKELLISICKKYVKIWNMNNLQNIITINLEGCTNAIFCNNDENIIISDECGYLYLYELKNIELKYSYKAHANKIISLSKKWNKNDSNSYVNSYGNYNNYYYDNYKSSTSNDIGFLSVGEENYLKIFEYTMGVATNELSESENENDDNINNFHSSNNIGRDENSSIVNKKKNYKKNSTREKLNNIDMYNKDYNSTNDEIKKENCEIFMFKEIDCYHLSDKVSCAMYSPDGKYICIGYLNNLIEILYSDTLKIHLTLYGHSLPITCIDISKDNKILASSSADKLIFLWNMEYGNVNKRLHTECDVVTKIQFFNNNNNLISISRDGYIKMWDAIKFQCICTVDGNFGMLKCLAINHNDDFFLTSGTHKSIRIWKKGDDLIFLEEERDKELNLQIEKEAIRNDLAYPSSVEKNVLLNKATIKTIETIKSSEKLIEYLDIIEEEIILLDTYYKNLTAYEEAKAKNELPDFVHPPTKPLPRPELLNKDPHQFIIEIMCNIKNNILNEVLISLPFSYAYKLLDYIKTYLISFHFFQKIQQNYKKYLSCGNFNFYVEYSINIVLTIINIYRNQFLFDNKFRFLLYELQQLILPHLKKSVEQCAFNQTTLNFLMYSMDDDELNLDLNLIQNNSFINKETKKIHQQKAD